In the genome of Mucisphaera calidilacus, one region contains:
- a CDS encoding transposase, protein MKKSRFTEEQIAFALRQAEGGTPVKEVCRKLGVHEQTFYRWKKQFAGMGVAELRKLKQLEEENSKLKRLVADLSLDRQILQDALKGKL, encoded by the coding sequence ATGAAGAAGTCGAGATTTACCGAGGAGCAGATCGCGTTCGCACTCCGCCAGGCCGAGGGTGGTACGCCGGTGAAGGAGGTCTGCCGGAAGCTGGGTGTGCATGAGCAGACCTTCTACCGGTGGAAGAAGCAGTTCGCGGGTATGGGCGTGGCGGAGTTGCGCAAGCTCAAGCAGCTAGAGGAAGAGAACTCGAAGCTCAAGCGACTGGTGGCCGACCTGAGCCTGGATCGTCAGATCCTGCAGGACGCCCTCAAGGGAAAGCTCTAA